From the genome of Poecilia reticulata strain Guanapo linkage group LG22, Guppy_female_1.0+MT, whole genome shotgun sequence:
CATGATCTTGACTATTTGgttctcttttttaaattttttttttatgttgcttcttTTGCAGAAGAAAGCAACAACTGATGACAAGTATCCAGAACTATCTGCCTGAAATCAAAGCCGTCAATCAAGCCCGCGTGCTGCTGGTGGGCCCTGTTGGGGCCGGCAAGTCGAGCTTTTTTAACTCCATCAACTCCGCATTTCGGGGCAACATGACATGCCAAGCCATCACTGGCACAGCAGGGGCGAGCGTGACCACTCAGGTACCAGCAAAACATTCACTGCTAGATTTTCTGATCAGATTCAAACGAAGAAATGTGCAGGATTCACTGGGAAACACAGATCTGTTACACTTCCTGTAACTTACAGCTGATGGTGGTGACATGATTAgatttgacttatttttaacTGACCAccaatttatatatttcttataTCTCCTGCAGTATCGCGCCTACACCATTAAGGCAGGAAGACGTGGTGGGACTCTTCCTCTGATCCTCTGTGACACAATGGGGCTGGAGGAAAACGCTGACTCCGGCTTGAACGTTGACGACATAGTCAGCATCTTCAAGGGGCACATGAAGGACCGCTACCAGGTTCTTCAAGCACGCGCATACTTTAGCGTCACGTTATGTCAGCCATTTAGATGTGGAGTAATGAATTATTCATAGCAAATCATTTGTTTGCTCTCTTCAGTTTAGCAGCTGTTCGTCAATCCTAGAAGATTCTCCAGGCTATCAGAAACACGTAACTCTGAACGACACGATCCACTGCGTGGCGTACGTCATCGACACCTGCAAGGTGTCACTTCTCAGCCAGAAAATGCTGGACAAGCTCACTGTCATTCGGAAGAGGGCCAACCAACTTGGTTAGTGGGAAAATGTTATGCTGAAGAGCGTTTCAAAGTATTCACCTTATGTTGCTATAGTTACATggtgctttaaaaatgttgtcgTACCTCCACTTTGTCACGTTAGAACCCCAAgtattttatcaggattttatgtGTTGGACCAACACAAACTATTGCATATCCATgaagtgcaaaatgcaaattaactCAGACTCACTTGGATTGAATGGAAAGTCACTTTCAATCAGTTGGATATAGGTCAGGACtgtgactgggccattttaaaacatcaacatgctGGATCTAACCCATCCTACTTTAACTCTGGGCATATGTCCAGGCTCAAGATGGAAAGTGACCCTCAGCCAATGTCTCAAGTCTTTacttttcttccaggattgtgAGTTTCAGATTGTTATttgcaacaaaattaaaaaccgTTCAGTCCTGACCTTCCACTACATAATAATTTGTGTTGATCTTCTTCATTCTATCTTGAGAAAATGGGGAAAAGTTCAAGGAGGATTAATTATTTTGTACGGCACCATATCATGCATTAGGTGTCACTAACGGGATGCGTTTGCTTACACAAATTTCCTCCAGCATTTCCAGGATGAAGCTCTGATTTCTTGTAGTCAATctacaaaagcataaaaagtatACCCTAGCGATCGTCACAATGCTCTCTTAATCTTGTTTCCTGCCAGGAATCCCTCAGATTTTGCTGATGACCAAAGTGGATGAAGCCTGTCCACTAGTGGCAAAGGACTTGAAAAATGTCTATCGCAGTGTTTACGTCCAGAAGAAGGTGACATTTTAAGCCGATATTACCTTATTTCAGGAAAACATCTTGTAATATGAAGGAGATCTATAAATGTCGTTTCAGGCCCGCCAGTTGAGTGATTCCTTGGGCATCCCTTTGTCCTATGTGCTGCCGGTGAAGAACTACAGCGAGGAGCTGGAACTGGATCAGAACACCGACATACTGCTGTTTATGGTCTTGGAGCAAATGCTCAACTATGCAGACAGTTACTTTGAAAACCAGATCACAGATGATCAGGATGGAAGCAATGGACCGGAGCTCTACAGATCCATCGATCCCCGCCGAGTTGTGTCACAAAGTGACGAGCCTAAGATTGTTTGAGCTACACAGTTACACATGTTACTGTACTGTGGAAAAGTGTGGATTGCGTAATGCTGTTACCTATCAGGAGGTTTCTGATTGACAGCTGTGCTTGGGGTGAGGAGGGATTGCTGAAAAGTCAATACAATGTGGTGTGGACTGGCTTTGAAAACTCATATCTACTGAATCCTATGGTTCCTTATTTCTGGACCTAGACTGGATTAGATGTATTTGTCTAGCAAAGCACCTTGAGGTGTCATTTTATGTTGCtgccatataaataaactgtaaaGGACACGAGCTGAACCAGTGTCAATTTCTTTACGCACAATTACAAagtccaataaaacacattccaCTGGAGCGCGTCATCCAGAAGCTTTGCTCTACATGCTGTCACAGAATAAATAATCCACGCACACCCAACCCTAACCCCCTCCTATTTAGACTTTGTTCTAAGTACACATTTTTgcagtaatttaattttaatttttaacttgcatttaattttattttgtgaaaaatacacGCATGTTCACTATGGTTACTGTGATTAGAAATCGGCAGAGAGTTGCTTACTTTGCTCAGCCAGTAGGTGTCAGTCATAATTTCACATGAAATGTTTCGGAACATCTTTGTTATGGAAAATGTGAGGGGGCTTTATGTTGCACAATTGCTCTCGATTGTTTACTTCTATTCTTTTTACAGACGTCTTCGTGATCACATGTTTTCTCGTGCGTAACGTCGACTCGAGACAACGTCAGAATAACACAgcagtcttttttcttttctccttcaaAGTTCTTTACAACCACCCGCAggtttaacaacaaaaaataaaacccaggcGTCTCCGTGAGACGTCGCTTCGGCTTCTGCCAATGGGAGAAGCCGAAGAGTTTCGGTGCCGCCCTCCTCTGATCCAGAGTATAAGACGCGTTGTGCAACCTTGCCAACCACCACAAACGCTGCGTTGCGAGCCCTCCCGCAGAGATCTTACTCTCTCAAACTACTTGGACTATTAACACTTTCACCAAGCTGGGGTTATTTTCTGATTTGCAAACATGATTCCCGAGGAAAGTTTCGCCTCCGTAGAGAACaggtcagattttatttgcaatgtt
Proteins encoded in this window:
- the LOC103458443 gene encoding interferon-induced protein 44-like; translated protein: MSAVTSSLSKRQENDLLSLFSHARLHLLYKASIHGFTAAAFHGRCDRQGPTVIVAFNAAGFVFGAYTSKDYAQSGQAVSDREAFLYSISAERNKPLRVGSISGKHAFTDGGPGPNFGALVFLHEDKPAVQSNPGDCFNFQEAELHGNDLALTELEVYRVEGLGDLLEKPWRNIQWSSERKQQLMTSIQNYLPEIKAVNQARVLLVGPVGAGKSSFFNSINSAFRGNMTCQAITGTAGASVTTQYRAYTIKAGRRGGTLPLILCDTMGLEENADSGLNVDDIVSIFKGHMKDRYQFSSCSSILEDSPGYQKHVTLNDTIHCVAYVIDTCKVSLLSQKMLDKLTVIRKRANQLGIPQILLMTKVDEACPLVAKDLKNVYRSVYVQKKARQLSDSLGIPLSYVLPVKNYSEELELDQNTDILLFMVLEQMLNYADSYFENQITDDQDGSNGPELYRSIDPRRVVSQSDEPKIV